From Sphingobacteriales bacterium, a single genomic window includes:
- a CDS encoding 2-isopropylmalate synthase, with amino-acid sequence MNNKVFIFDTTLRDGEQVPGCQLNTIEKIEVALALEELGVDVLEAGFPISSPGDFKSVVEITKNIFKPTICALTRAVAADIDCAAEALKLAKRGRIHTGIGSSDIHIKNKLKTTREAILEKAAWATKYARNYVDDVEFFCEDAGRADLEFLAKMVETVIAAGATVVNIPDTTGYCLPEQYGAKIAYLMNNVPNIDKAILSAHCHNDLGLATANSIAAIKNGARQVEVTMNGIGERAGNTSLEEVAMILKSHEGNLHLDCGINIKKIYPTSRLITRLMRMPVQPNKAIVGRNAFSHSSGIHQDGVLKNRENYEIIDPHDVGVPESLIVLTARSGRAALKHRLENIGFKMEQAELDETYKKFLELADQRKEIYDEDLLEMMGHSREGKIYEIDYLEVHCGKRHQATATVALLKNGVRTVEIADGCGPVDATLKAIDKIVQQPVRLEEYLVQAITGGSDDTGKVHIQVSKDGVFYYGFGNDTDVIYATAKAYIDALNKL; translated from the coding sequence ATGAACAACAAGGTTTTTATTTTTGACACAACACTCAGAGACGGCGAACAGGTGCCGGGCTGCCAGCTGAATACGATTGAAAAGATAGAAGTAGCACTGGCCCTGGAAGAACTGGGAGTGGATGTGCTGGAAGCCGGATTTCCGATTTCATCTCCCGGGGATTTTAAATCTGTGGTAGAGATTACCAAGAATATATTCAAGCCTACCATTTGTGCGCTGACCCGTGCGGTGGCTGCAGATATTGACTGTGCGGCGGAGGCTTTGAAACTGGCCAAACGCGGCCGTATTCACACAGGCATTGGCTCGTCAGATATCCATATTAAAAATAAGCTGAAGACAACACGTGAAGCTATATTGGAGAAGGCGGCGTGGGCGACTAAGTATGCCCGTAATTATGTAGATGACGTGGAATTTTTCTGCGAAGATGCAGGCCGTGCAGATTTAGAATTTTTAGCGAAAATGGTGGAAACGGTGATCGCTGCCGGTGCTACTGTCGTCAATATTCCGGATACGACAGGGTATTGTCTGCCGGAACAATACGGCGCCAAGATTGCCTATCTGATGAATAATGTGCCAAATATTGACAAGGCTATTTTGTCGGCGCACTGCCACAATGATTTAGGGTTGGCGACAGCCAATTCCATAGCGGCGATTAAAAACGGGGCCAGGCAGGTGGAGGTGACCATGAACGGAATCGGGGAGCGGGCCGGAAATACTTCCCTCGAGGAGGTTGCCATGATTTTGAAATCGCATGAGGGCAATTTACACCTGGATTGCGGCATCAACATCAAAAAGATATATCCTACTTCCCGATTGATTACCCGCTTGATGCGCATGCCGGTGCAGCCGAATAAGGCAATAGTCGGCAGAAATGCGTTTTCCCATTCTTCCGGTATTCATCAGGATGGGGTATTGAAAAACAGGGAGAATTATGAAATCATCGACCCGCATGATGTGGGTGTGCCGGAGTCATTGATTGTGCTGACAGCTAGAAGCGGCCGTGCTGCATTGAAGCATCGTCTCGAAAACATCGGTTTTAAGATGGAGCAGGCAGAACTGGATGAAACGTATAAGAAATTCCTGGAATTGGCTGATCAGCGCAAAGAAATCTATGATGAGGATTTGCTGGAGATGATGGGTCACAGCCGCGAAGGCAAAATTTATGAGATTGATTATCTGGAAGTTCATTGTGGTAAACGCCATCAGGCGACAGCAACGGTGGCATTATTGAAAAATGGTGTAAGAACAGTAGAAATTGCAGATGGCTGCGGTCCTGTGGATGCGACGCTGAAAGCAATTGATAAAATTGTGCAGCAGCCTGTACGTCTGGAGGAGTATCTGGTGCAGGCCATCACCGGCGGTAGTGATGATACCGGAAAGGTACATATCCAGGTTTCCAAAGACGGGGTATTTTATTATGGTTTTGGAAATGATACCGATGTGATTTATGCGACAGCCAAAGCATATATTGATGCGTTGAATAAGCTCTAA
- a CDS encoding PorT family protein has translation MRKIGFSLFFLFCTTVMVFGQQDASTAGPKGISEAVKKRINKSKDRLVLEFCMMNAFIKKDGGVTVPNDFSLENFNRGFNAYFYYDLILGKKTKFQHFSLAPGIGVGSENYYFKKFGMSWIGDTATRFYAFGDSISSKKSKLNMTYIDIPFEFRYRSKPHKKTGMAIKVSVGFKFGFLVGSKWKYEGEELNNSGNNIKFKQLGVANMNKLRYGPYIRAGYGLFNLFCYYSLSNTFVNNKGPRMNPIVFGLSINGL, from the coding sequence ATGCGTAAAATTGGATTCAGTCTGTTCTTTTTATTTTGTACCACCGTTATGGTGTTCGGACAGCAGGATGCCTCCACGGCTGGCCCCAAAGGAATATCGGAGGCTGTAAAGAAGAGAATCAATAAATCTAAAGACCGACTGGTACTGGAATTTTGCATGATGAACGCATTCATCAAAAAAGACGGCGGCGTTACTGTTCCGAATGATTTCAGTCTGGAAAACTTCAACCGCGGATTCAACGCTTACTTTTATTACGATTTGATTTTGGGCAAGAAAACCAAATTCCAGCATTTCAGCCTGGCGCCCGGAATTGGCGTAGGCTCTGAAAACTATTATTTCAAAAAATTCGGCATGAGCTGGATAGGAGATACCGCCACCCGTTTTTATGCATTCGGCGACTCCATCTCTTCCAAAAAGTCCAAACTGAATATGACCTATATCGACATCCCGTTTGAATTCCGCTACCGTTCCAAACCTCATAAAAAAACAGGTATGGCTATCAAGGTATCGGTAGGATTCAAGTTTGGATTCCTGGTAGGCAGCAAATGGAAATACGAAGGGGAAGAGTTAAACAACAGCGGTAACAATATCAAATTTAAACAACTGGGTGTTGCCAATATGAATAAGCTGCGTTACGGCCCTTATATCCGGGCCGGTTATGGCCTGTTCAATCTGTTCTGTTATTATTCCCTGTCCAATACGTTTGTGAACAACAAAGGACCCAGGATGAATCCGATTGTATTCGGATTATCTATAAATGGATTGTAA
- the infB gene encoding translation initiation factor IF-2, which yields MSEGKSIRLASAAKELNVGTSTIVDHLHEKGFKDVENKPNTKLTEEQYNVLLRDFVQSIAIKEKAEQINIGKRKEEEISIKEAIQAAKEEAKTEEVIHKIAKTDVEGPKVLGKIDLTEKPKKSEEKKKEEAAKTEEEKPKKTAKKTTETAAEPDNTETTVTEKTEAAIVPAEKAQDEVIRAKTETLSGPKILGKIELPIKQERRPEDIHREDEKIRREKEKDKGKDDKQKRARISQTKVDIKKFEPSKDTRPTRTATSRPDNRRAKPADSKEGISEKDIQEKIRSTMAKLQGTKAKSDRSKYRKTKRDEHATRAEGENQESNVLQLTEFITVSDLAGLMDVSPTQVISSCMGLGVFVSINQRLDAEVIELVASEFGYEVQFINLADEDDEEEEYVDEPEDLVKRPPIVTIMGHVDHGKTSLLDYIRSANVVAGEMGGITQHIGAYEVETVKGEHITFLDTPGHEAFTAMRARGAKLTDIAVIVIAADDSIMPQTKEAISHAQAAEVPMIFAINKIDKDGANPDNIRNQLSQMNIMVEEWGGKFQCQEISAKKGLNIDKLLDKIVLESEMLDLKANPNKPAIGSVIEAQLDKGRGYVSTIMVQEGTLKIGDFVVAGQYFGKVKAMTNERGVRIEKAGPSSPVQVLGLLGAPTAGDKIRVYEDEDEGKETANRRATIIREQGMRAKKHITLDEIGRRLALGNFKELNLIIKGDVDGSVEALADSLLKLTTEEIQVNVIHKGVGAISESDVLLASASDAIICAFQVRPSMNAKVLAEKEDIQIKYYNIIYDAIDEIKAAMEGLLEPKFEEKIVGNIEVREVFKVTKVGTIAGCYVLDGRVARNHKIRIIRDGIVIHTGELESLKRFKDDVKDVVKGYECGLKIKGYNDIQVGDIVEAFEQVEVKRKL from the coding sequence ATGTCAGAAGGGAAATCCATACGATTAGCAAGTGCGGCGAAGGAGCTGAATGTTGGTACGTCTACCATAGTGGACCACTTGCATGAAAAAGGCTTCAAAGACGTGGAGAACAAGCCGAACACCAAGCTTACCGAAGAGCAGTATAACGTATTGCTGCGAGATTTTGTGCAATCGATTGCTATCAAAGAGAAGGCAGAACAAATCAATATCGGAAAACGGAAAGAAGAGGAAATCTCTATCAAAGAAGCCATTCAGGCGGCAAAGGAAGAAGCAAAAACGGAAGAGGTAATTCACAAAATTGCGAAAACAGACGTTGAAGGACCAAAGGTTTTGGGAAAGATTGACCTTACGGAGAAACCTAAAAAGTCAGAAGAGAAAAAGAAGGAGGAAGCAGCTAAAACAGAGGAAGAAAAGCCTAAAAAAACAGCTAAAAAGACTACAGAAACAGCTGCGGAGCCGGATAATACAGAAACGACGGTAACGGAAAAAACAGAAGCTGCCATTGTCCCTGCAGAAAAAGCACAGGACGAGGTTATCCGCGCAAAAACCGAGACGCTGTCCGGACCTAAAATATTAGGCAAAATAGAATTACCCATTAAACAGGAAAGAAGACCGGAAGACATACACCGTGAAGATGAAAAAATCAGACGGGAAAAAGAGAAAGACAAAGGCAAGGATGATAAGCAGAAGAGAGCCCGTATTTCTCAGACAAAAGTAGACATCAAGAAATTTGAGCCCTCTAAAGATACCCGCCCAACCAGAACAGCTACCAGCAGACCGGATAACCGACGAGCAAAACCCGCGGATTCTAAAGAAGGAATTTCAGAGAAAGATATTCAGGAAAAGATTCGTTCCACTATGGCAAAATTGCAGGGAACGAAAGCAAAATCAGACCGATCCAAATATAGAAAAACAAAGCGGGACGAACACGCCACCCGGGCGGAAGGTGAAAACCAGGAGTCCAATGTTTTACAGCTCACCGAGTTTATTACCGTAAGTGATTTAGCCGGCTTGATGGATGTTTCCCCAACACAGGTCATCAGCTCCTGTATGGGATTGGGGGTATTCGTTTCCATTAATCAGCGGTTGGATGCGGAAGTGATAGAATTAGTGGCAAGTGAGTTTGGATATGAGGTGCAGTTTATCAACCTGGCGGATGAAGACGATGAGGAAGAAGAATACGTAGATGAGCCGGAAGATTTGGTAAAGCGCCCTCCGATTGTAACCATCATGGGCCACGTTGACCATGGTAAGACATCTTTATTGGACTATATACGAAGTGCTAATGTGGTTGCCGGAGAAATGGGCGGTATCACTCAGCATATAGGAGCATATGAAGTGGAAACCGTCAAAGGGGAACACATTACGTTCTTAGATACACCGGGTCACGAAGCGTTTACCGCGATGCGTGCGCGTGGTGCAAAGCTCACAGACATAGCAGTAATAGTAATTGCGGCGGATGACAGCATCATGCCACAAACCAAAGAAGCCATTTCGCATGCGCAGGCAGCGGAAGTTCCGATGATTTTTGCCATCAATAAAATTGATAAGGACGGAGCCAATCCCGATAACATCAGGAACCAGTTGTCTCAGATGAATATCATGGTGGAAGAATGGGGCGGTAAATTCCAGTGTCAGGAAATATCCGCAAAAAAAGGCTTAAACATTGATAAATTATTAGATAAGATAGTGCTGGAATCCGAAATGCTGGATTTGAAAGCCAATCCGAATAAACCGGCTATCGGTTCTGTCATTGAAGCACAGCTGGATAAAGGCCGGGGTTACGTATCTACCATCATGGTGCAGGAAGGTACTCTGAAAATCGGTGACTTTGTGGTGGCCGGACAATACTTTGGAAAAGTAAAAGCCATGACCAATGAGCGGGGTGTTCGTATTGAGAAGGCAGGGCCATCATCACCGGTACAGGTATTGGGCCTGTTGGGAGCACCAACTGCAGGTGATAAGATAAGAGTATACGAAGATGAAGATGAAGGAAAAGAAACAGCGAACAGACGCGCTACGATCATTCGGGAGCAGGGAATGCGTGCTAAGAAACATATCACACTCGATGAAATCGGACGCCGTCTGGCTTTGGGTAATTTCAAGGAATTAAACTTAATCATCAAAGGTGACGTGGACGGTTCGGTGGAAGCATTGGCCGACTCTTTACTGAAATTAACGACGGAAGAAATTCAGGTGAATGTCATACACAAAGGTGTGGGAGCTATCAGCGAGTCTGATGTGTTGCTGGCATCCGCATCCGATGCGATTATTTGTGCATTCCAGGTGCGGCCATCCATGAATGCAAAAGTGCTGGCGGAAAAAGAAGATATTCAAATCAAGTACTACAACATCATCTATGATGCAATCGACGAAATCAAGGCGGCGATGGAAGGTTTGTTAGAGCCGAAATTCGAAGAAAAGATTGTTGGTAATATTGAAGTCCGCGAAGTGTTTAAGGTAACGAAAGTGGGAACCATCGCAGGTTGTTATGTATTGGACGGACGGGTGGCGCGTAACCATAAAATCAGAATCATCCGGGATGGTATTGTTATCCATACGGGAGAGCTGGAATCATTGAAACGTTTCAAAGACGACGTTAAAGATGTGGTGAAAGGTTACGAATGCGGCCTGAAAATAAAAGGCTATAACGATATACAGGTGGGCGATATCGTCGAAGCATTCGAACAGGTAGAAGTCAAACGCAAGCTGTAA
- a CDS encoding NAD(P)-dependent oxidoreductase codes for MKKKIYIAGCGGMLGEAFHKIFQDTFELKCTDKDINEDWLSFLDFRDFEAYKKDVFEFKPDYLFHLGAHTSLEYCDTHQDDAYLTNTIAVENAVHISNALNVPMLYISTAGIFDGTQDIFDDWDKPNPLGHYARSKWAGEVFVQQNKTRHLICRAGWMMGAGPKKDKKFIQKLMQQLKDGKKELFIVNDKLGTPTLTYDFARNVKLLLEKEVWGLYNMVCGGITGRLEVATELVRLAGKENEIKITAVDSDFWKQEYFSQRPPSERLINKKLDLRGLNIMRDWKVCLKEYVEEYYQGYLD; via the coding sequence ATGAAGAAAAAAATATATATCGCCGGCTGTGGCGGCATGCTGGGAGAAGCCTTCCACAAAATATTTCAGGATACATTTGAATTGAAATGTACCGACAAAGATATCAATGAGGATTGGTTGTCTTTTCTGGACTTCCGTGATTTTGAAGCCTATAAGAAAGACGTGTTTGAATTTAAACCGGATTATCTTTTTCACTTGGGCGCACATACGTCTTTGGAATATTGCGACACCCATCAGGATGACGCTTATTTAACCAATACCATTGCTGTCGAAAATGCCGTACATATTTCCAATGCACTAAACGTCCCTATGCTTTACATTTCTACCGCAGGGATTTTTGACGGAACACAGGATATATTTGATGACTGGGACAAACCCAATCCGCTCGGACATTATGCACGCAGCAAATGGGCCGGAGAGGTCTTTGTGCAGCAAAATAAAACCCGGCATTTAATCTGCCGGGCTGGCTGGATGATGGGAGCCGGACCAAAAAAGGATAAAAAATTTATCCAGAAACTGATGCAGCAATTAAAAGACGGGAAGAAGGAATTGTTTATCGTAAATGATAAACTGGGAACACCTACACTGACGTACGATTTTGCCCGCAATGTGAAGCTGCTGCTGGAAAAAGAGGTTTGGGGTTTGTACAACATGGTTTGCGGCGGCATTACCGGACGCCTGGAAGTGGCCACGGAGCTGGTGCGATTGGCAGGGAAAGAAAATGAAATAAAAATCACTGCCGTTGATTCCGATTTCTGGAAACAGGAATATTTTTCTCAGCGACCGCCAAGCGAGCGGCTTATCAATAAAAAACTGGATCTGCGCGGATTGAACATCATGCGCGACTGGAAGGTTTGTTTAAAAGAATATGTGGAGGAATATTATCAGGGTTACCTGGATTAA
- a CDS encoding glycosyltransferase family 4 protein: MQKKKVLFLSPYPFGKAASQRLKYEQYFEHFEKNGFRPVTSSFVDDDFWEIIYKPGFLLRKVMGTLRGYLHRFLDLFRLHKYDIVYIHLWATPLGPPFFEWMIRKLSKKIVYDIDDMIYKSEGSAMNHFIYMLKGKDKPIALMKYADHVITCTPDLNAFALQYCKQCTDISSTLDTERMFPVNTYTNDKPVVIGWTGTHSTVPYLYLLTNVFQQLAKERTFKLRVIGNFTFHMNGVDYEYLDWKKEEEATQLQGMDIGVYPLPMDAWVMGKSGLKALTYMTFGLPVVATNVGAAINRVITDNENGFLVKTEAEWLEKLKYLIDHPEERKRIGTNARQTVLYNFSIEANKPVYLGILKSLV, translated from the coding sequence ATGCAAAAGAAAAAAGTACTTTTTCTGTCGCCGTATCCATTCGGGAAAGCCGCCAGCCAACGGCTGAAATATGAACAATATTTTGAACACTTCGAAAAGAACGGTTTTCGCCCCGTCACCAGTTCCTTTGTAGATGATGACTTCTGGGAAATCATCTACAAACCGGGATTCCTGCTTCGAAAGGTGATGGGTACTCTGCGCGGCTACCTGCATCGTTTTCTGGATCTGTTCCGCCTGCACAAATATGATATCGTTTATATCCATTTATGGGCAACCCCGCTTGGCCCTCCGTTCTTTGAATGGATGATACGCAAACTATCCAAAAAAATCGTGTATGATATCGATGACATGATTTACAAATCGGAAGGCTCGGCGATGAACCATTTCATCTATATGCTGAAAGGAAAAGACAAGCCGATAGCGTTGATGAAGTATGCCGACCATGTCATTACCTGCACGCCGGACCTCAACGCATTTGCACTTCAGTATTGTAAACAATGTACCGATATTTCCTCCACGCTGGATACAGAACGGATGTTTCCGGTGAATACCTATACCAACGACAAGCCGGTAGTGATTGGCTGGACCGGCACCCATTCCACCGTGCCATATTTGTACCTGCTGACGAATGTCTTTCAGCAACTGGCAAAGGAACGGACGTTTAAGTTGCGTGTCATTGGAAATTTTACCTTTCATATGAATGGAGTGGATTACGAATACCTCGACTGGAAAAAGGAAGAAGAAGCAACGCAACTGCAGGGGATGGATATCGGAGTATATCCGTTGCCCATGGATGCCTGGGTGATGGGCAAGAGCGGGCTGAAAGCATTGACCTATATGACCTTCGGATTGCCGGTGGTAGCCACGAATGTAGGTGCTGCCATCAACCGGGTTATCACGGATAATGAAAACGGGTTCCTGGTAAAAACAGAGGCTGAATGGCTGGAGAAACTGAAATACCTGATAGACCATCCGGAAGAAAGGAAACGAATCGGTACGAACGCACGGCAAACTGTGTTATATAATTTTTCCATAGAAGCGAACAAACCCGTATATTTGGGCATACTGAAATCGTTGGTGTAA
- a CDS encoding DUF445 domain-containing protein encodes MITMADFKEHWWLYLSMPVIASVIGYATKIVAIRMMFEPLEFFGIKPFLGWQGIIPRKAAIMSSIACDTLTSRLITPKEIFSRLDPDRVAKELEKPMLPIVEKITHDVMSHYQPGLWESIPENAKKLLIKRIQQESPAMVRQLMQQTKDNLDEVFDLKDMVITNLTKDKELLNKIFLESGEKEFQFIRNSGIYFGFLIGLVQMIVWMLTQEPLIMPIFGLFTGWFTDWLALKMIFLPKTPKKYIGLFNWHGLFFKRQQEVASAYGALIAQKVLTPSNMIESILTGKLSDNLFNMIQKNVQQMVDEQAGVLKPIVVFAVGSEKYRAMKTAITGNMVKQLPVALKHIEKYAEDAMDIRNTLVTKMQELTPDEFEGVLRPAFKQDEWILITVGAVLGFMVGELQVLLMEHFVLHAG; translated from the coding sequence ATGATAACGATGGCGGATTTCAAAGAGCACTGGTGGCTCTATTTGTCCATGCCCGTCATCGCCTCTGTGATTGGTTATGCCACTAAAATTGTGGCCATCAGGATGATGTTTGAACCGCTGGAATTTTTCGGGATCAAACCATTTCTGGGTTGGCAGGGCATCATTCCGCGCAAGGCGGCCATCATGAGTTCCATTGCCTGTGATACGCTGACATCCAGACTGATTACACCCAAAGAAATATTTTCACGCCTCGACCCTGACCGGGTGGCAAAAGAATTGGAAAAACCCATGCTTCCGATAGTGGAAAAGATTACCCACGACGTGATGAGCCACTATCAGCCCGGCCTGTGGGAAAGCATTCCGGAAAATGCCAAAAAATTGCTGATTAAACGGATACAACAGGAATCACCGGCCATGGTGCGGCAGCTGATGCAGCAAACCAAGGATAACTTGGACGAAGTTTTTGACCTGAAAGATATGGTCATCACAAATCTTACCAAAGACAAAGAACTGCTGAATAAAATATTTCTGGAAAGCGGTGAAAAAGAATTTCAGTTCATCCGCAACTCAGGTATCTATTTTGGCTTCCTGATTGGGTTGGTGCAGATGATTGTATGGATGCTGACACAGGAACCGCTGATTATGCCCATATTTGGTTTGTTTACGGGTTGGTTCACCGACTGGCTGGCATTGAAGATGATTTTTCTGCCTAAAACCCCCAAAAAATATATTGGTTTATTCAACTGGCATGGCTTGTTTTTCAAACGGCAGCAGGAGGTCGCCTCCGCCTACGGTGCACTGATTGCCCAGAAAGTCCTCACTCCGAGCAACATGATAGAATCTATACTGACAGGAAAATTATCCGATAACCTATTCAATATGATTCAGAAAAATGTACAGCAGATGGTGGATGAACAGGCGGGCGTTTTAAAGCCAATCGTAGTGTTTGCTGTCGGTTCTGAGAAATACAGAGCCATGAAAACGGCCATTACCGGAAACATGGTCAAGCAACTGCCGGTTGCGTTGAAACACATTGAAAAATATGCCGAAGATGCCATGGACATCAGAAATACCCTGGTCACCAAAATGCAGGAACTGACGCCGGATGAGTTTGAAGGCGTTCTGCGTCCTGCCTTCAAACAGGACGAATGGATTCTGATTACCGTGGGTGCTGTGCTGGGATTTATGGTGGGCGAACTGCAGGTGTTGCTCATGGAGCATTTTGTCCTCCACGCCGGTTAA
- the recA gene encoding recombinase RecA, translated as MSKDDKAKALQLTLEKLDKQYGKGTVMKLGDNSIVESEVISTGSLGLDLALGIGGFPRGRIIEIYGPESSGKTTLAIHAIAQTQKQGGVCAIIDAEHAFDKKYAEALGVDTDNLYITQPDDGEQALDIAEQLIRSAAIDLVVVDSVAALVPRSEIEGEMGDSKMGLHARLMSQAMRKLTGAISKTDCSCIFINQLRDKIGVMFGSPETTTGGNALKFYASIRLDIRRAGQIKDKENNVIGNQTKVKVVKNKLAPPFKVAEFDIMFGKGISKEGEIVDMGSELGILQKSGAWYSYEGQKIGQGRDQVKQLLSDNPGLADEIEAKIKAKLLPA; from the coding sequence ATGAGTAAAGACGACAAAGCGAAAGCACTGCAACTGACACTGGAAAAATTGGACAAACAATACGGTAAAGGAACCGTAATGAAATTAGGCGATAACAGCATCGTAGAATCGGAAGTGATATCTACCGGCTCGCTGGGGTTGGACCTGGCATTAGGTATTGGCGGTTTTCCGCGCGGAAGGATTATTGAAATCTATGGGCCGGAATCTTCCGGTAAAACGACATTGGCGATCCATGCCATTGCCCAGACACAAAAACAAGGAGGCGTTTGCGCGATTATTGATGCGGAACATGCCTTTGATAAAAAATATGCGGAAGCATTGGGTGTGGATACGGATAATCTGTACATCACCCAGCCGGATGACGGTGAACAGGCGCTGGATATCGCAGAGCAGTTGATTCGCTCCGCTGCAATTGATTTGGTGGTGGTGGATTCCGTGGCGGCACTGGTACCACGCAGCGAAATTGAAGGCGAAATGGGTGACAGCAAGATGGGTTTACATGCCCGCCTGATGAGCCAGGCGATGCGTAAACTCACCGGCGCCATCAGCAAAACCGACTGCAGCTGTATTTTCATCAACCAGCTGCGCGATAAGATAGGTGTGATGTTTGGCAGCCCAGAAACCACTACAGGCGGAAATGCCCTAAAATTCTATGCATCCATCCGTCTGGATATCCGACGTGCCGGACAAATCAAAGACAAGGAAAACAATGTCATCGGCAATCAGACCAAGGTGAAGGTGGTGAAGAACAAACTGGCTCCGCCGTTTAAAGTGGCTGAGTTTGATATCATGTTTGGCAAGGGAATTTCCAAGGAAGGCGAAATTGTCGATATGGGTTCCGAATTGGGCATCCTTCAGAAAAGCGGAGCCTGGTACAGCTACGAAGGCCAAAAGATTGGACAAGGCAGGGATCAGGTAAAACAACTGCTGTCCGATAATCCGGGACTGGCGGATGAAATTGAAGCGAAGATCAAAGCCAAATTATTACCGGCTTAA
- a CDS encoding undecaprenyl-phosphate glucose phosphotransferase gives MKKRITNLYVLIHALGDLLILNVAYFLGHVWGFWNYVQMFDTKYLQLWIYLNVIYLFAAQLSGTFDMYRNTRFFTLLSALLKLFFLEVVLSFSYIVVFKDYNQTFKLSREVLMITYITAFIFTMIWRFGFIKIVRIYRARGFNNRKVMIIGAGETAQEFKTMLEHKIEYGYQFLGFYDNNPEKYTENVKKHILGTVEDAKRYAVEHQIDEMFCALPYDDEENIKGLIQFGDENLIRVKIVPDLSRFLTHHLNKVEIDYYGQIPVMTLRSEPLENIVNRFIKRLFDIGFSILVLLFILSWFIPLMAVIIKLTSRGPVFFIQKRSGIKNKSFSVIKFRTMYVNGDAHHRQATRHDQRITPIGKFLRKTNLDELPQFINVFTGQMSVIGPRPHMLKHTEEYSKIIDKFMVRHLIKPGITGWAQVNGYRGETKDVNDMEGRVRADVWYIENWSFGLDVKIIIMTIINMLRGEENAF, from the coding sequence ATGAAAAAAAGAATTACCAATCTCTATGTTTTAATCCATGCTTTAGGTGATTTGCTTATCCTGAATGTCGCCTACTTTCTAGGGCATGTCTGGGGTTTTTGGAATTACGTGCAGATGTTTGATACCAAGTATCTGCAGCTGTGGATTTATCTCAACGTCATTTATCTATTTGCAGCACAGCTTTCCGGTACGTTCGACATGTACAGAAACACGCGTTTCTTCACGTTGCTGTCCGCTTTGTTGAAATTGTTCTTTCTGGAGGTTGTTTTATCTTTTTCCTATATCGTTGTCTTTAAAGATTACAACCAGACTTTCAAGTTGTCGCGCGAGGTGCTGATGATTACCTATATCACTGCGTTTATTTTCACAATGATCTGGCGGTTCGGTTTCATAAAAATCGTGCGCATATACCGGGCGCGAGGCTTTAACAACAGAAAGGTAATGATTATTGGTGCCGGTGAAACGGCGCAGGAATTTAAGACCATGCTGGAGCATAAAATAGAATACGGCTACCAGTTTCTCGGATTTTATGATAATAATCCGGAAAAATATACGGAGAATGTCAAAAAGCATATTTTGGGAACGGTGGAAGACGCCAAAAGATATGCGGTGGAACATCAGATAGATGAAATGTTCTGCGCCCTGCCGTATGATGATGAAGAAAACATTAAAGGGCTGATACAATTTGGCGATGAGAACCTGATTCGTGTTAAAATCGTTCCGGATCTATCCCGCTTTCTGACACACCACCTCAATAAGGTTGAAATCGATTATTACGGACAAATCCCCGTGATGACCTTGCGCAGCGAACCACTTGAAAACATTGTCAACCGCTTTATCAAGCGACTGTTTGATATCGGATTTTCCATACTGGTGCTGTTGTTTATCCTGTCCTGGTTTATCCCGTTAATGGCAGTCATCATTAAACTGACCTCCAGGGGACCGGTGTTTTTTATTCAAAAGCGTTCGGGCATTAAGAACAAATCTTTTTCCGTTATCAAATTCCGTACGATGTACGTAAACGGTGATGCGCACCACAGACAGGCAACGCGGCACGACCAGCGCATCACTCCCATCGGGAAATTTTTGCGAAAGACCAACCTGGACGAGCTTCCCCAATTCATCAATGTTTTCACGGGACAAATGTCCGTTATCGGTCCACGACCTCATATGCTGAAGCACACGGAAGAATATTCAAAAATTATTGATAAATTTATGGTTCGGCATTTAATCAAGCCCGGCATTACCGGGTGGGCTCAGGTGAACGGGTATCGAGGCGAAACCAAAGATGTGAATGATATGGAAGGAAGGGTTCGCGCGGATGTCTGGTACATAGAAAACTGGAGCTTCGGACTGGATGTCAAAATAATTATCATGACCATCATCAATATGCTACGAGGTGAAGAAAATGCATTCTAA